Proteins from one Chiloscyllium punctatum isolate Juve2018m chromosome 4, sChiPun1.3, whole genome shotgun sequence genomic window:
- the LOC140475994 gene encoding EEF1A lysine methyltransferase 3-like, translated as MNSIEENYPLLELEEKDYEFSGHPLKITMFKGASLGVSAYVWGPGIVLCRYFESEKIDFTGKKVLELGSGTGIVGILAVLLGGDVTMTDRPYVLKQIEYNILANIPVSSRHRSRIRALAWGSDQNSFPTDFDIILGSDIVYSPSQFPNLIQTLLYFCKDKTVIFLCSDVKYREGSAEFHEELLPVQFHSQLIHTSGSCCIYKVTRKVSDDED; from the exons ATGAACAGCATTGAGGAAAACTATCCCCTCTTGGAGTTGGAGGAGAAGGACTATGAATTCAGCGGTCACCCTCTAAAGATCACGATGTTCAAAGGAGCTTCCTTGGGCGTATCTGCTTATGTCTGGGGACCT GGGATTGTCCTTTGTCGCTATTTTGAGTCTGAGAAGATTGATTTTACCGGCAAGAAGGTGCTTGAACTGGGCTCTGGCACCGGAATTGTGGGCATATTGGCGGTGTTATTGG GCGGAGATGTCACCATGACGGATAGACCGTACGTTTTGAAACAAATCGAATATAACATACTGGCTAACATTCCAGTCAGCTCCCGGCACCGTTCGAGGATCCGCGCCCTGGCTTGGGGTAGCGACCAGAACAGTTTCCCAACCGACTTTGATATCATTCTGGGTTCGGACATCGTGTACAGCCCGTCGCAATTTCCGAATCTTATACAGACATTGCTGTATTTCTGCAAAGACAAGACCGTAATTTTTCTGTGTTCGGATGTGAAGTATCGGGAGGGATCGGCTGAATTCCACGAGGAGCTCTTGCCGGTGCAATTTCACAGCCAGCTCATTCATACCAGCGGGAGCTGTTGCATTTACAAAGTGACCAGAAAAGTCTCAGACGACGAAGACTAG